TATTATCGGCATTTGCCTCGGCCATCAGGCTATTGTCGAAGCCTACGGCGGTAAGGTCGGGCAGTCAGGAGAAATACTGCACGGTAAATCGTCCCCCATTACTCACGATGAGCTAGCCATGTTTTCCGGCCTTCCCTCACCGCTGCCCGTTGCCCGCTATCACTCGCTGGTAGGCAGTGAGCTACCCGATGAGCTTATTGTCAACGCACACTACCGTCAGGCGGTTATGGCCGTTCGCCACGATGTACACAGAGTCTGCGGCTTTCAGTTTCATCCTGAGTCCATTTTAACGACGCAAGGCGCAAAACTGCTGGATCAAACTCTCGCTTGGGCAAAGGCGTGAGCCTATTCACCATAAAAACAAACTTTTCCTGATAAAAAGATTGACAACATCACTTTAAACTAGTTTACTAGTACAAAGAGACGCGATACTAGATTTCGCAATAACATTGAAGGTACTTATGATGACAGCACACACTTTACTGACTCGTTGGTGGCGACCTCTCCCTTAGCGGGCGGTCTATTTGCACCTGTTTGTCATCAAATAACGCAATAGCCAAAAAGCCCGCTCTCAGCGGGCTTTTTTGTGGGTGCTTCCCACAGTACGGTAGAAAACATAACCTAGAGCGGCGAAAGAACATGGAAACACAAGATACCAAGCAGTCAATCCTTAATAAGCTTTATCGCGCACAGGCGCTGACTCAGCAAGAAAGTCAGGCTTTGTTCAGCGCTATCGCCAGAGGCGAGTTAGAGTCTTCACAGCTGGCTGCTGCGCTGATCAGTATGAAAGTCCGTGGGGAGACGCCGGATGAAATCGCAGGCGCCGCCTCGGCCTTTCTCGCAGACGCTCAGCCTTTTCCCCGCCCCGACTATGACTTTGCCGACATTGTCGGTACCGGAGGCGACGGCACTAACAGTATCAATATTTCTACCGCTAGCGCCTTTGTCGCTGCATCTTGTGGAATAAAAATTGCTAAACACGGCAACCGCAGCGTCTCAAGCCGTTCAGGCTCTTCTGATCTGCTGGCGGCCATGGGTATCAAATTGGACTTACCGGCAGAAACCTCTCGCAAGGCGCTGGATGACCTCGGCGTTTGCTTTCTGTTTGCCCCTCAGTATCACTCAGGGTTTCGCCATGCGATGCCCGTTCGCCAGCAGCTAAAAACCCGCACACTGTTTAACGTGCTTGGCCCGCTCATCAATCCGGCTCGTCCGAAAAAAGCGCTGATTGGCGTCTATAGCCCTGAGCTAGTGCTTCCCATTGCAGAAACCCTTCGCGTGCTGGGCTACGAACAGGCTGCCGTTGTACACGGCGGCGGCATGGACGAAGTAGCCATCCACGCGCCGACAGAAGTCGCTGAACTGCGCGATGGTGAAATTAATCTGTACCGTTTAAGCCATCGCGATTTTGGCCTAGAACAGCACGCTCTGTCCGATCTGGAGGGCGGTACACCAGAAGAAAACCGTGACATTCTGTCTCGCCTGCTGCAGGGTAAAGGAAAAATGGCTCACGCCAGCGCAGTTGCCGCTAACGTTGCGGTTCTGATGCGACTGTTTGGGCAAGAGTGCTTAAAAGAAAACGCCGAAAAGGCCATGGACATCATTCACAGCGGCGTCGCCTATGACCGCGTTCAAGCGCTGGCAGCGAGAGGATAAATCATGCAGGAAACCGTATTAACGCGCATCGTAAACGATAAACACCAGTG
This DNA window, taken from Leminorella richardii, encodes the following:
- a CDS encoding glutamine amidotransferase-related protein; its protein translation is MTDILLLDNVDSFTYNLVDQLRVSGNRVSIYRNSLSVDFILQQIGRMSQPILMLSPGPGKPSEAGCMPALLRQLKGKVPIIGICLGHQAIVEAYGGKVGQSGEILHGKSSPITHDELAMFSGLPSPLPVARYHSLVGSELPDELIVNAHYRQAVMAVRHDVHRVCGFQFHPESILTTQGAKLLDQTLAWAKA
- the trpD gene encoding anthranilate phosphoribosyltransferase encodes the protein METQDTKQSILNKLYRAQALTQQESQALFSAIARGELESSQLAAALISMKVRGETPDEIAGAASAFLADAQPFPRPDYDFADIVGTGGDGTNSINISTASAFVAASCGIKIAKHGNRSVSSRSGSSDLLAAMGIKLDLPAETSRKALDDLGVCFLFAPQYHSGFRHAMPVRQQLKTRTLFNVLGPLINPARPKKALIGVYSPELVLPIAETLRVLGYEQAAVVHGGGMDEVAIHAPTEVAELRDGEINLYRLSHRDFGLEQHALSDLEGGTPEENRDILSRLLQGKGKMAHASAVAANVAVLMRLFGQECLKENAEKAMDIIHSGVAYDRVQALAARG